CATGTCGCACTTTTCCCCCAGTGGGACCCAAAGtgattcacaattacagtacagcgaaAGGGGTGATAGGGGGGAAAGCgcgatggggagagggagaacggggtgatggggagagggagaacatggtgatggggagagggagaacggggtgatggggagagggagaacgggGTGATGGCTGAGGAGAGGAAGGggtgatggagagagaaagaggtgatggggagagggaaatgggtgctggggagagggagagcaaaaggggtgatggggagagggagaaaggggtggTGGGGATAGAGAAAGGggtgatggagagggagagaaaggggtgatgggagagggagaaaggggtgaTGGAGAGAGGGACATGGGTGATGGGGAGAAAGGGGTGATTGTGAAAGGGAGGGACAAGGGTGATGGGGAGAAATGGGTGatgcagggagagaaaggggtgatggggggaggaagaaaggggtaatggggaggagagagaaatgggtggtggggagagggagaacgggctgatgaggagagggagaaaggggtaatgggaagagggagaaatgggtggtggggagagggagaaaggggtgatggggagagataaaggtgtgatggggagagggagagagaaaggggtgatggggagagggagagagaaaggggtgatggGGTAAGGGAGaacggggtgatggggagagggagaacgggGTGATGGCTGAGGAGAGGAAGGGGTGATGGAGAGAGAAAACGGTGATGGGGAGAGGGAAATgggtgctggggagagagaaaaaggggtgatggggaaagggagagagaaattgGTGGTTGGGAAAGTGAAAGGagtgatggagagggagagaaaggggtgatgggagagggagaaagtgtagagggagagggggttggcccagtattaaaggggttgcaccccatatggccacccccagaCCTCACcatggaggcaaggggttaaatggactgcggtccaggaatgtggtttacaccttgtcatgtcaggaaaatgtatgttcccctgtttcattataatcctgtattttaaagatgttttaaagtgcatttctgtatctccagttctggaggtcgcagagagttgatatttggccaatgtgtggagtcactggaggcattaaaaactggcaaatttcgacccactgagcccaccagaatagaacttattaatatgtgtagatattaaagtgtatatgtatggtattttggatctgttctgaaaatgcagacgccatctgctaggctaatatgtcatgaagggcagccggctgattgagcctaagcactgtgatcaaaaagttaactgccctgattgtttacccaaagtctaggaaccaagtattGGTCAAACGACTCTGCAACTCTAATTGTTACCCGAGGGCGGAGgaacatcaaactggagtggtttgtaagtgttatgtctacacctacaaacaatgaagctccTGCCAGCTACTTCATTTTGTAGACTGATCgtcacccctgatttaattatggggctacagaaataagacactcagagtcccagtacacatgggctaactagctggagggcatgggttaatctgtctccacgttagggattggatacagataattgttcaccaatagtctgtattcaatgttaagaatagggttacacaggtatataaactgtgtcaaccctacagtttttagttgttcttctgattccacctggaatgtcaccggattgctggagaattgcaagctgatacttctccatcccccaaccctaagtaagtgttaccttcttgcctgttaattgtactatattgctgtgttcacctattttaaggaataaatatattttattatatctaagcctcgttcagttcaacccagatatttggtgttcattatatcttgtcataagctaccgtgacagaaaggggtgatggagagagggagagaaaaaagggtgatggggagggagaatggggtgatggggagagggagaaaggggtgatggagagagggaaaagggtgatggggagaaaggggtgatggggaaatggagggagaaaggggtgatggggagaaaggggtgatggggagaggaagaaaggggtaatggggagagggagagagaaatgggtgctggggagagggagaaatgggtgatggggagagataaaggggtgatggggagagaaaggggtggagagagggacaaaggggtgatggggagagagaaaggagtgatggggtgagggagaaaggggtgatggggagagggagaaagtggtgatggagagagggagagagaaaggggtgatggggagagggagggacaaaggggtgatggggagagggaaaggagtgATGTGGTGAGGGAGAAAGGggtgatggagagagggagagagaaaggggtgatggggagagggagggacaaaggggtgagggagagaaaagggtgatggggaagaggaaggagtgatggggagagggagggaggagagatacagaggtgagggggagagagaagggggtggggtgggttagagagaagggggtggggggagagataccAGTGACATTTACATATTCTTAATAAGGAAAGCTCAAGAAAAAAGTTCACACGTAGGATATAGGGACAACTTTATCTTTCCCTTCCGCCGCTGATGATGCAGCTTGAGTCTTGCTGTCGGATTTAAGAATTGGCCCCCAAGCTGTTTTGAGTTTGACGGGCCTGCTGTGGAGGTGGGTTTTCAGTTGAATAATGAAGGAGGGAAAGTGGGCGCCTGGTGTAAGAGAAGGTGTGTTTAGAGTAAAGAGGAGGCTTGTGCCGAGTGGAATGTAGAGCGAGAGAGTAGAGGTAAGGTACAGTATGCGGTGGAACCGATTCCCTGCCCCCCAGAACATCGGAGTCCCACGTGCATTTGAAGGACGCCGACATCCTCTCCAGAGCGGGGAGGCAGCTGGAGAGGAAGCTTGAAGGAAATTGGGGATTTAAAAGGAGACTCGGCGAAGGATTTCAGGATTGACGGGCTTAACGTGAACTTGAAAGTCACCAACGTTGAAAACATATCGAAGGAGGAGAGATTGGAAGAAGGAAAGTTAGTTAGTAGTACAGGCAAGAAGGATGAGAGCGTGGACAAGAGAAGTTAGGCTAGGGGCGGCCAAattcggtcctcaagggccaccaacaggccaggtattaaggatatatctgcttcagcacacatggctcaatcagtccctgcttcagcacaggtgactcaaccaGTTCCAgaatcagcacaggtgtctccaggtgatggagccacctgtcctgttggtggcccttaagaacTGGAGGTCGCCACCCCTGGGATAGGGTTACGGCATCAAACCAGCGGAAGGAATCTCCGTTCATCACTGAGCATACAGCATTGTATGATGTCCCTATACACAGTCTGACAGTCTGCAGCAAGAACGGTGCTCAGGGCCATAGCTGTCTGCTTATTCTGCGCCTCGCCCGGCTGCAGAACAAACACAGAATGACCCACTGGACATGCCCGaaaccctatgggaggcccacagCCTCCAACCAACACACATGACAAGATCGATCTAAACTTTATCCAACAATTACTCACTGTATAAATATCATTCAATATATAAATGTAATTTACTAAAAAAGTGAAAAGATTTGAAACACTGGCATTGacaatgttaaataaatgtaTCTGTAATAATGGTGGCCACTTCGGAGCGTATTGAATAATGCCCCAAAAGGCATGAGATGTCTGTTCCTCCTTACATCGGGCAGGGTGACAGTAGTGAAATATTCCATCATTTATCATGGGCATCCAATGGAACATTGTTTCTTCAAGTGTGTAATATTTGATGCACAAAAATACAGTTATCGCTCAGTACCAAAAACAAACAATCAAGTATAAGGCTCAAGGTGCGTAGGGAGGAGATAAAGCAAAAACACAAATGGCGAACAGAATCAGAATGTTTGATGCAGACAGGTTGCTAGTGGGTGGCTAAGGAGTGAAGAAAAATTACAGCAAGAGATACATCTGTgggtttaaagcaggggtgggctactccagtcctcaagagccaccaacaggtcaggttttcaggatatcctagcttcaacactagtggctcaatcagtccctgcttcagcacaggtggctcaagcagtccctgcttcagcacaggtggcccaatctgaGGCTCAGACTTTGACCGAGCCTcggatagagccacctgtgctgaagctgagatatcctgaaaacctgaactgttgttggaccttgaggactggagtagcccacccctggtctatagaCTTCTCCTCCGGCTCTATCTACTACGTCGCCAGGAAAAAAATCAATGTACAGAATGGAAAGATAAGAGATTCATTTTCAATAACTCCTAACATCATTTTTATGATTAACATAAAAACCACGAGGATTTAAATTAAGATAATTCCTAAAGAAAACATTATTCTTCTGTGATTTTTTTTGCTGGTAGAAATAACTTTGCTGTTAGATTGCTGTCACTGGACCACGAATTTAGGAACTCCGCACGCAACACTCGTTTTCACAGTTTCTATCaccaaaatgaataaataaataaaaggacaaAGAATGCACGTCATGTTCTTTCTTTCGACGATGACCAAGCGAATTGGGATTGTCGTCTCGGCAACACAAAATCCATAGACAAATCCTTCTGCTCCTTCTCAGAGTCTGTAAGTTGGTACCCAAGCATGTTCATAGCACCCTTACAAACATCCTGTATCTTCTTGATTTTCTGGAAGGAAAGAACATTTCTCCAGGCCTGGGAAACATTCACTGCGTTGCGCGATGTTATTTGGAAGGCCTCCCTTTTCCCGCCTGGGCCCTGCCCGTGTGTTATGTTGTAGATCCAGCCCTGCAGCTTGTTGGTCACTTTGAGATTGGCAAAACGATACATCTCCGAAATCTCTTTGACTGGGTCGCGCACCACGTCCTCATAGCGCACCAGCATGTACCGACCTTTCAGAAAGCTGGGAGTTTTATGGACGGCGGTTTCGTAGATCTGGACATGGCTTCGACAGATTTCACGCATCACTTCATACTTGCTGTCGTCTACTTTGGTGCCGTTGGTGTTGAGGACAATGCCATTGTCACGGGCTAGAGCTTTCGCGGCTTCTTCACGGGACTTAGCAACAGCTCGGGGATCGCGAACCAAGTGGAGGATTTTCAAGTTTAAGGAAGGGTCATTCAGAAGGGGATAGAGCACTTTCAGGTCAAAGAAGCGGACCTCTTTCAGGACAACATGACTATACTTTTGACACGCTTGTTCCACTTTATTAAATGAATATTTCCCACAAAGTATTTTACACGTCTTTTCGTTGGTGATATCGTCCTGGGTAAAGAAATCGCACACAGGAGATGAGCACAGGGCTCTGCTCGAAGACCACTGGAACAGGTCTGAAACGTTCCTCTTGTTGGGCATGTAGGCATCAAACACGGACATGTCACACAGGAAGACTGATCTGACCAGGTCCCGCACTGCCATGTGCAGGACTTGGGCGCTATTATGAGACATGGACACCCACACATGCCAAGCTGGCTCCATCAAGTAGAAGACATCTGGGTGTTGGCTGAAGAGTTGGCCAACAAAAGACGAACCCGACCTCCAGGACGAAAGGATGAGAAGGTGGACTTTCTCTGCTTTCTCCTCGGAGTTTGGCAGAAAAACATTGTGTCGCGAGACCATCAAAACCAGAAATATCGCTTGGAGAAGAATAAATGCAGCAACTAGCGTGCCCGTTATCCGTATTCTGATCATGGCTTTCAATGGAGAGCTCactggagagagggagacaacTTGGATTATATTATAATTATAGTTTTAAGTGAAACCTCATATAGTTCTGCAAAATGTATGGGTTGCATTTAATAATGATAAAGATGACCAGACACATGTGTTTGCCAAAAATATACACGCCTATACCACCTACTGCGGTGTTATCCGTTTAAAGGAATACTAAGTAGAGGGGTTTATAGTGGTTTAGGAATATGTTGCCTTTGGTGTTGGCTCTACAAGCACTGTCCGCCCTTACTAAGTGTTATTGCTTATGTGATAAAGttgatgtctctctgtatatagttatcagtGTGATAATAAATTACTATGCTACGAAGTTTCTATTTACTGTCCCTGCTAGGGTTACCATATGGCCGGATTATCCCGGACATGTCTGGCTTTTTGTAGAAGGTTGGAATTTTTAAATAACTAAAAATGTCCGGGAACGCGGAGCGTGCACGCGCGAATAAAAGTCAACAGCGGCCAAACGCAGCTCGGTCGTGCGCGGTCGGCTTTCGacgttctcttttttttttaatatggattTAGGGGCACCGTAGTCTCCTACTATCAATGTTAAGGCAGCAGTTTTAATTAAGtcataatccccgaagaacagggcattactggccaataatgccctgttctgagggtattattactattataggataaatgtaggcttttttcataaataagacacttttgtatagatatatagattttgttttattaaaataaaatggtaaatacattaaagcacctctatatacgcttacattgcagctatctatatccacacactgccgccccctctgtgtacacacacacacaccccgcagctcaacacacaatacagcagctctacacacacacacaaactactgctacacacaaactctgctgctgctacacacacaaaacaacagcacatcacacacactgctgctgctacaccgataaacactgctgctgacacacacactggagctctacacacacacacacacacacacacaccacagtacCTCTACGcacacagcagctctaaacacacacaaactgctgctattacacacacataaaacacaacagcacaccacacacacacactgctgctgctacaccgaTAAACACTACTGCTGACAACAggtcaacacacaacacagcagctctacacacccacaaactctgctgctgctgctacacacacatacaacacaacagcacaccacacacacaaacactgctacacccacaaacactgctactgacacacacactagtCAGACAGAAACggcagccacaaacaaactgcagacagccacttacagCCACTTACAGTACTTACTTTACAGTCCATCCCTCTCCAATTCAACTGAGTCTGCTCAGTCAGCTCTgctcacggagggagggggaggagtcaacctgtggctgatacttcctgaccaatcccctgtcctgtctGTGAGCTGTTCCTGCTTccagaccaatcccctgccctgtctcagagctgttctgaaagctgattggctgtaaataaacacattggaaatcaacacattgcaagcagcaaaaattccgggcattacagattggataatgcccggaattttaaccaatcagagagtagggatttcaataatgcccggaattttactgctttagcctacaATCCACTTTACATATGACATGTATGCAGTGAGTTTGGGGGTCATTGCCATTTCACTTGAATGGTATCCAGCCACAATTTAGAGCGCTTATTTTAAACACTGAACTCTTAAAAATTGATGTACAAATAACATAAATGGAAATCGCTGTTCGACCACTCAAATTTTGCAATAACCACGTGTGGATCAATTTGTGGCAGCCTGCAATGATCAGCGGGGGGCAGCACCTCTCCGATgtaaaagtgtatatatactcatgCTAGGTCGTGTGTACCCATATTGCAAAGCGGATCCTACTTTTGAAATAAAGGATCCATAGAAAGCTCAGTGTCTTTTTTATCATAGTTAATGCTTAGACATTTTTTTTGAACACGTGTTTCTTAGCAGCAGTGCATCAAGAAGTGTCCCCCCTATTTTGTCCGgcatctctgtaaatcagtaatAAGTGGAGttgggctgcgtccatagaggggggagccgcgctgacgctgaggct
The genomic region above belongs to Ascaphus truei isolate aAscTru1 unplaced genomic scaffold, aAscTru1.hap1 HAP1_SCAFFOLD_411, whole genome shotgun sequence and contains:
- the LOC142483994 gene encoding carbohydrate sulfotransferase 5-like isoform X2 — translated: MIRIRITGTLVAAFILLQAIFLVLMVSRHNVFLPNSEEKAEKVHLLILSSWRSGSSFVGQLFSQHPDVFYLMEPAWHVWVSMSHNSAQVLHMAVRDLVRSVFLCDMSVFDAYMPNKRNVSDLFQWSSSRALCSSPVCDFFTQDDITNEKTCKILCGKYSFNKVEQACQKYSHVVLKEVRFFDLKVLYPLLNDPSLNLKILHLVRDPRAVAKSREEAAKALARDNGIVLNTNGTKVDDSKYEVMREICRSHVQIYETAVHKTPSFLKGRYMLVRYEDVVRDPVKEISEMYRFANLKVTNKLQGWIYNITHGQGPGGKREAFQITSRNAVNVSQAWRNVLSFQKIKKIQDVCKGAMNMLGYQLTDSEKEQKDLSMDFVLPRRQSQFAWSSSKERT
- the LOC142483994 gene encoding carbohydrate sulfotransferase 5-like isoform X1; this translates as MSSPLKAMIRIRITGTLVAAFILLQAIFLVLMVSRHNVFLPNSEEKAEKVHLLILSSWRSGSSFVGQLFSQHPDVFYLMEPAWHVWVSMSHNSAQVLHMAVRDLVRSVFLCDMSVFDAYMPNKRNVSDLFQWSSSRALCSSPVCDFFTQDDITNEKTCKILCGKYSFNKVEQACQKYSHVVLKEVRFFDLKVLYPLLNDPSLNLKILHLVRDPRAVAKSREEAAKALARDNGIVLNTNGTKVDDSKYEVMREICRSHVQIYETAVHKTPSFLKGRYMLVRYEDVVRDPVKEISEMYRFANLKVTNKLQGWIYNITHGQGPGGKREAFQITSRNAVNVSQAWRNVLSFQKIKKIQDVCKGAMNMLGYQLTDSEKEQKDLSMDFVLPRRQSQFAWSSSKERT